A region from the Vicia villosa cultivar HV-30 ecotype Madison, WI linkage group LG3, Vvil1.0, whole genome shotgun sequence genome encodes:
- the LOC131657491 gene encoding putative F-box protein At3g16210, giving the protein MDITLSDSIVEVSNYIPDDIIFSILSKLSFKSLKRFECVCKPWSLLLDNSYFMAMFRNYFVSKDHSFYDGISLFLHVIDDDQDEYALYSLSGERFEKIVKLDWPNNYSFDILGPISFNSTLCLGHYDNSHKITSWNSTTTEFNIIYDSSNCYFPEIRYNYCQVGYDHVKDDYKMIRLIHCPPESNGGIPSFWEIFSLNNNSWRKICDKYPYSPYRCCNEVYMDGVSHWWESRKKHIYLVSFDFSKESFITTLVPSYLEDINNRITPKILTVLNGSIAFIANYGEKNTFDIVILGELGVKESWIKLFSIGPLPFLKTPIGIGKKGDILIRKNDNKLAWFYVKDLISVKLDNLCLNATMLNVLL; this is encoded by the exons ATGGATATAACATTGTCTGATTCAATTGTTGAGGTTAGCAATTATATACCTGATGATattatcttctctattctctccaaactttctttcaaatctttgaAGCGATTCGAATGCGTATGCAAACCATGGTCTTTATTATTGGATAACTCTTATTTTATGGCTATGTTCCGCAACTATTTTGTATCTAAGGATCATTCTTTTTATGATGGTATATCTCTTTTCCTACACGTGATAGACGACGACCAAGATGAATATGCATTGTACTCTCTTTCCGGTGAGAGATTTGAGAAAATAGTTAAATTAGATTGGCCAAACAACTATTCTTTTGACATTTTGggtccaattagttttaatagcACTCTTTGTTTAGGACATTATGACAACTCTCACAAAATAACGTCGTGGAACTCAACTACCACGGAATTCAATATCATTTATGATAGTTCTAATTGTTATTTTCCAGAGATTAGGTATAATTATTGTCAAGTTGGTTATGATCATGTTAAAGATGACTATAAGATGATTAGACTCATTCATTGTCCTCCCGAAAGTAACGGCGGAATTCCCTCCTTCTGGGAGATATTTAGCCTAAACAATAACTCTTGGAGGAAAATTTGTGATAAATATCCTTACTCACCATACAGATGCTGTAATGAAGTGTACATGGATGGAGTGTCTCATTGGTGGGAAAGtaggaaaaaacatatatatttggTGTCGTTTGACTTTAGCAAAGAATCTTTCATTACAACACTCGTGCCCTCTTACTTAGAGGACATTAACAACAGGATAACGCCGAAAATTCTGACAGTATTAAATGGATCTATTGCTTTTATAGCAAATTATGGAGAGAAAAATACATTTGATATTGTAATTTTGGGTGAACTTGGTGTAAAAGAATCATGGATTAAACTTTTTAGTATTGGGCCTTTGCCTTTTCTTAAGACTCCGATTGGAATAGGGAAAAAGGGAGATATATTGATCAGAAAGAACGACAACAAACTAGCTTG GTTTTATGTTAAGGATCTTATATCTGTGAAGCTTGATAATCTTTGTTTGAATGCCACTATGCTTAATGTTTTGctttag